A genomic segment from Tuwongella immobilis encodes:
- a CDS encoding 3-keto-disaccharide hydrolase, protein MTSTLLVSLLVLGADPGFAPDQSKLPVPAPKGATVLLDGNGTHQFLSMAGEPINWPVVDGALVSTPKGNRNHIVSKLHFKDADIHVEFQLPEKGSGNSGVYIHGNYEVQILNSFGKEKITKEDAGALYGFAPPLVNACRKPGEWQVLDIRYRAPRRNDAGKITENGTVTVWLNGKKVQDQTEFGEPKSVFHPFRFGNTPYLDQIRDRKLKTMVGPVFLQDHGNPVRFRNVWVLPADDQAMVYEPPVK, encoded by the coding sequence ATGACGTCGACGTTGCTCGTATCGCTGCTGGTGTTGGGGGCCGATCCGGGCTTTGCACCGGACCAAAGCAAACTGCCGGTGCCCGCGCCCAAAGGTGCGACCGTGCTGCTGGATGGAAACGGAACGCATCAGTTTCTGAGCATGGCTGGTGAGCCAATCAATTGGCCGGTCGTGGATGGCGCGCTGGTTTCCACACCCAAGGGAAATCGCAATCACATCGTCTCCAAGCTGCATTTCAAAGATGCGGATATTCATGTGGAATTCCAATTGCCGGAAAAGGGCAGCGGCAACAGCGGGGTGTACATTCACGGCAACTACGAAGTGCAAATTCTGAATTCGTTCGGAAAAGAAAAAATCACCAAAGAAGATGCCGGGGCACTCTACGGATTTGCGCCGCCGCTGGTGAATGCCTGCCGCAAGCCGGGAGAGTGGCAAGTGCTGGATATTCGCTATCGTGCGCCGCGTCGCAATGATGCCGGGAAAATCACCGAGAATGGTACCGTGACGGTGTGGCTCAACGGCAAAAAAGTGCAAGATCAGACCGAATTTGGCGAGCCGAAATCGGTGTTTCACCCCTTCCGATTTGGCAATACGCCGTATCTGGATCAAATTCGTGACCGCAAGCTGAAAACCATGGTCGGCCCAGTCTTTTTGCAGGATCACGGGAATCCGGTTCGATTCCGAAATGTCTGGGTGCTGCCGGCGGATGACCAAGCCATGGTCTATGAGCCTCCGGTGAAATAA
- a CDS encoding substrate-binding domain-containing protein translates to MAAPPRRIALMLELEWPYKRHSEVFAGIQRYAEKQGWETIIDEFAHNTLLHSAPNATRYDGIVSRANRLLARRAAQLGIPVVNVWPSSPARELLPGVFPDSTAVGRLLAEHLIARGFRRFATLTSATNMDNQLEIQEFTRVVQAAGFGCQSSFIPQDPGRNVTNWRKTERLLTRTMQTWQPPMGVYVGQEVIGRLIVQLIRQHGWRVPDDISIIAGKNQEILCERPRPSLTSVEIGYDRIGYAAAELLDQLMSGLPAPADPIRIAPHGLVVRESTDFFAVDNPIVAAALRFIASHSHQRIGPDDVAQAVGTETRTLQNYFKKALARPIATEIRRVRIERAKRELAQGDRSLTAIAQNVGFGTIQRFYEVFQRELGLSPGEYRKQHQLPERR, encoded by the coding sequence ATGGCTGCTCCACCTCGTCGAATCGCACTGATGCTGGAGTTGGAATGGCCATACAAACGGCATTCCGAGGTATTTGCCGGAATTCAACGCTACGCAGAGAAGCAAGGCTGGGAAACCATCATTGATGAGTTCGCCCACAATACGCTGCTGCATTCAGCACCGAACGCAACCCGTTACGATGGCATTGTTTCGCGTGCGAATCGTCTCTTGGCACGACGTGCAGCCCAGCTTGGCATTCCGGTGGTGAATGTCTGGCCCAGTTCGCCCGCCCGCGAGTTGCTGCCCGGCGTGTTTCCCGATTCCACCGCCGTGGGGCGATTGCTGGCCGAGCATCTCATCGCACGGGGCTTCCGCCGATTCGCCACCCTCACGTCCGCCACCAACATGGATAACCAACTCGAAATTCAAGAATTCACCCGAGTTGTGCAGGCGGCAGGCTTTGGATGCCAGTCCAGTTTCATCCCGCAAGATCCCGGCCGAAATGTCACCAATTGGCGAAAAACCGAGCGGCTGTTAACGCGCACCATGCAAACTTGGCAACCGCCCATGGGCGTCTACGTGGGACAAGAAGTGATTGGCCGACTCATCGTGCAGTTAATCCGTCAACATGGCTGGCGAGTCCCCGACGATATTTCGATTATCGCCGGGAAAAATCAGGAAATCCTCTGCGAACGCCCCCGACCATCACTGACCAGCGTTGAAATTGGCTACGATCGAATCGGCTATGCCGCCGCCGAATTGCTCGACCAACTTATGTCCGGCTTGCCCGCCCCTGCCGACCCCATTCGCATCGCGCCGCATGGATTGGTCGTCCGCGAATCGACCGACTTTTTCGCCGTCGATAACCCCATCGTCGCCGCCGCCCTGCGATTCATCGCCTCCCACAGCCACCAACGCATCGGCCCAGACGATGTCGCCCAGGCCGTTGGCACCGAGACCCGCACCCTGCAAAATTACTTCAAAAAAGCCCTGGCCCGCCCCATCGCCACCGAAATTCGCCGCGTCCGAATCGAACGCGCCAAACGCGAACTGGCTCAGGGCGATCGCTCACTCACGGCCATCGCCCAAAACGTCGGATTCGGAACCATTCAACGATTTTACGAAGTATTCCAACGCGAACTCGGACTCAGCCCCGGCGAATACCGAAAACAACACCAACTCCCCGAACGTCGGTGA
- a CDS encoding sialate O-acetylesterase, with translation MIRRGIRLLAMVAVLMGSATAMAQDASKLPRPDGKPANHSKKVKVFILLGQSNMLGFGRVGPKTVKGSLEYFIHEKGKYGFLVDDAGQWTTRKDVRFVHVMDQRGGDFKDFARFSDVKNDWLTVKGNFGPELGIGHVLGNAFDEPVLVLKACIGNRSLGWDLLPPGSERYTFDGKVYAGYKDVAPTWVEGTEPKAVPWYAGRQYDADTAHAKAVLKNLKKYFPDYQDQGYEVAGFVYWQGHKDTGNAGHASRYEQNLVKLIQSLRADFDAPNAKFVVATGCGNPGREGLGLKVAESQLAVGDAQKYPKFVGNVKAVDTRDLWREASESPVNQGYHYNHNAETYMETGLRLGWALAELLKADPK, from the coding sequence ATGATTCGTCGTGGAATCCGGTTGCTGGCGATGGTGGCTGTCCTGATGGGCAGCGCAACGGCCATGGCCCAAGATGCCTCGAAATTGCCGCGCCCAGACGGCAAGCCCGCCAATCACAGCAAAAAAGTGAAAGTCTTTATTCTGCTGGGGCAGTCGAATATGCTCGGTTTCGGTCGAGTCGGGCCGAAGACGGTCAAGGGGTCGCTGGAGTATTTCATCCACGAGAAAGGCAAGTACGGCTTTCTGGTGGATGATGCCGGTCAATGGACAACTCGCAAGGATGTCCGGTTTGTTCACGTCATGGATCAGCGCGGTGGCGATTTCAAAGATTTCGCCCGATTCAGCGATGTGAAAAATGATTGGTTGACGGTCAAAGGGAATTTCGGTCCCGAATTAGGCATCGGGCATGTGCTGGGCAACGCATTCGATGAGCCGGTGTTGGTTCTGAAAGCCTGCATCGGAAATCGCAGTCTGGGGTGGGATCTGCTGCCGCCGGGCAGTGAACGCTACACCTTCGATGGGAAGGTGTACGCGGGTTACAAAGATGTGGCACCCACCTGGGTGGAAGGGACCGAACCGAAGGCGGTGCCCTGGTATGCGGGGCGACAATATGATGCCGATACCGCCCACGCCAAAGCGGTGTTGAAGAATTTGAAGAAGTATTTCCCGGATTATCAGGATCAAGGCTACGAAGTGGCCGGTTTCGTCTATTGGCAAGGTCACAAGGATACGGGCAACGCCGGTCATGCCAGCCGATACGAGCAAAATCTGGTGAAGTTGATTCAGTCGCTGCGAGCGGATTTCGATGCGCCGAATGCGAAATTTGTGGTGGCGACCGGCTGCGGAAATCCGGGCCGCGAAGGACTCGGATTGAAAGTCGCCGAATCGCAACTCGCCGTGGGCGATGCCCAAAAATATCCGAAATTTGTGGGCAATGTCAAAGCGGTGGATACGCGGGATCTGTGGCGGGAAGCCTCGGAATCGCCGGTAAATCAGGGCTACCATTACAATCACAATGCGGAAACTTACATGGAGACCGGTTTGCGATTAGGATGGGCACTCGCGGAACTGCTCAAAGCCGACCCGAAGTGA
- a CDS encoding sialate O-acetylesterase has translation MRISPRWFAAWMVLAAAAISASGAIADDRGTKAKQAADSTPVKVFVLAGQSNMQGHGVVPADPKRNGGQGSLEHVAKSPESAKKFSHLLDSSGKWVVREDVWIHYLDRKGKLTVGYGAGTDKIGPELGFGTVVGNAIDEPVLLVKLAWGGKSLGKDFRPPSSGGDVGPFYSEVIQRSKAVLANLSEEFPEIGKRGYQIVGFGWHQGWNDRVNQAFVDEYAKNMANFIRDVRKDLGVSDLPFVIAETGMTGPQEKHPRALALMKAQAAVAQLPEFRGTVAFVETRSFWREAEQSPSKQGYHWNSNAETYYLIGESMAQAMLKLLSKQPAK, from the coding sequence ATGAGAATCTCTCCCAGATGGTTTGCCGCCTGGATGGTGCTTGCTGCCGCTGCGATTTCGGCAAGTGGAGCAATCGCCGATGATCGCGGCACCAAGGCGAAGCAAGCAGCTGATTCCACGCCGGTGAAGGTGTTCGTGTTGGCAGGTCAATCGAACATGCAGGGGCACGGAGTGGTGCCGGCGGACCCGAAACGCAACGGTGGGCAGGGCAGTTTGGAGCATGTGGCCAAATCGCCGGAATCGGCCAAGAAATTCTCGCATCTGCTCGATTCGAGCGGGAAATGGGTCGTCCGTGAGGATGTCTGGATTCACTATCTGGATCGCAAGGGCAAGCTCACAGTCGGCTACGGGGCGGGAACCGACAAAATTGGACCCGAATTGGGGTTTGGCACCGTCGTGGGCAACGCCATTGATGAACCCGTGCTGCTGGTGAAATTGGCCTGGGGCGGAAAAAGCCTGGGCAAGGATTTCCGGCCGCCTAGCTCGGGGGGCGATGTCGGCCCGTTTTACAGCGAAGTGATTCAGCGATCGAAGGCGGTGTTGGCCAATTTGTCCGAGGAATTTCCCGAAATTGGCAAGCGAGGCTATCAAATCGTCGGCTTTGGTTGGCATCAGGGGTGGAATGATCGGGTGAATCAGGCGTTTGTGGATGAATACGCCAAAAACATGGCCAATTTCATCCGCGATGTCCGCAAAGATCTCGGCGTCAGCGACTTGCCATTTGTCATTGCCGAAACTGGCATGACTGGCCCGCAAGAAAAGCATCCCCGAGCATTGGCGTTGATGAAGGCCCAAGCCGCAGTGGCGCAATTGCCCGAATTTCGCGGAACGGTTGCATTCGTCGAAACGCGATCGTTCTGGCGAGAAGCGGAGCAATCGCCCAGCAAGCAGGGATACCACTGGAATAGCAATGCCGAGACGTATTACCTCATCGGCGAATCGATGGCCCAAGCCATGCTGAAATTGCTTTCCAAACAGCCCGCGAAGTGA